A genomic stretch from Arachis stenosperma cultivar V10309 chromosome 3, arast.V10309.gnm1.PFL2, whole genome shotgun sequence includes:
- the LOC130968030 gene encoding uncharacterized protein LOC130968030 isoform X2 — translation MTPFTGLSLPPRLAVSNSYYYSMMAPSTPPIGIGFGIGYANFTLPLQGCPIPSFRRLPASSLPTPSSFNTGTVLPRSTTLNAKTLTSFTAKRNRFSIRTIKNSSSDPTSTPSPSPSPQAQKIPFGYTRKDVLLIGLGVTFLGIALKAGLEFVGVDPLQAGNVVQLVLVLGLTVGWISTYIFRVSNKEMTYAQQLRDYESKVMEKRLESLTEAELEALLEEIEEEKRR, via the exons ATGACTCCATTCACAGGCTTATCCCTCCCTCCCAGGCTAGCTGTTTCAAACTCTTACTACTATTCTATGATGGCCCCTTCTACTCCTCCAATTGGAATTGGATTCGGAATCGGATATGCAAATTTCACCCTTCCACTCCAAGGATGCCCAATCCCCTCCTTTCGGCGTCTGCCTGCTTCTTCTTTGCCAACCCCTTCAAGCTTCAACACAGGGACAG TGCTCCCCCGTTCCACAACCCTAAATGCAAAGACGCTTACATCATTCACAGCGAAACGTAACAGATTCTCTATCCGAACAATTAAAAATAGTTCTTCAGACCCTACTAGcactccctctccctctccctctcctcaAGCACAG AAGATACCATTTGGATATACAAGGAAAGATGTTCTCTTAATTGGACTGGGAGTTACTTTCCTTGGCATTGCCTTAAAAGCTGGATTAGAG TTTGTTGGAGTTGATCCACTACAAGCAGGAAACGTGGTTCAACTGGTGCTAGTTCTGGGCCTCACAGTTGGATGGATCTCAACATATATATTCAGAGTTTCAAACAAGGAAATGACATATGCTCAACAACTGCGTGACTATGAAAGCAAAGTGATGGAG AAACGGTTAGAGTCCCTAACAGAAGCAGAGCTAGAGGCTCTGCTTGAGGAAATTGAGGAAGAGAAGAGACGCTAA
- the LOC130968030 gene encoding uncharacterized protein LOC130968030 isoform X1: MTPFTGLSLPPRLAVSNSYYYSMMAPSTPPIGIGFGIGYANFTLPLQGCPIPSFRRLPASSLPTPSSFNTGTVLPRSTTLNAKTLTSFTAKRNRFSIRTIKNSSSDPTSTPSPSPSPQAQMLQKIPFGYTRKDVLLIGLGVTFLGIALKAGLEFVGVDPLQAGNVVQLVLVLGLTVGWISTYIFRVSNKEMTYAQQLRDYESKVMEKRLESLTEAELEALLEEIEEEKRR, translated from the exons ATGACTCCATTCACAGGCTTATCCCTCCCTCCCAGGCTAGCTGTTTCAAACTCTTACTACTATTCTATGATGGCCCCTTCTACTCCTCCAATTGGAATTGGATTCGGAATCGGATATGCAAATTTCACCCTTCCACTCCAAGGATGCCCAATCCCCTCCTTTCGGCGTCTGCCTGCTTCTTCTTTGCCAACCCCTTCAAGCTTCAACACAGGGACAG TGCTCCCCCGTTCCACAACCCTAAATGCAAAGACGCTTACATCATTCACAGCGAAACGTAACAGATTCTCTATCCGAACAATTAAAAATAGTTCTTCAGACCCTACTAGcactccctctccctctccctctcctcaAGCACAG ATGTTACAGAAGATACCATTTGGATATACAAGGAAAGATGTTCTCTTAATTGGACTGGGAGTTACTTTCCTTGGCATTGCCTTAAAAGCTGGATTAGAG TTTGTTGGAGTTGATCCACTACAAGCAGGAAACGTGGTTCAACTGGTGCTAGTTCTGGGCCTCACAGTTGGATGGATCTCAACATATATATTCAGAGTTTCAAACAAGGAAATGACATATGCTCAACAACTGCGTGACTATGAAAGCAAAGTGATGGAG AAACGGTTAGAGTCCCTAACAGAAGCAGAGCTAGAGGCTCTGCTTGAGGAAATTGAGGAAGAGAAGAGACGCTAA
- the LOC130968621 gene encoding uncharacterized protein LOC130968621 isoform X1 has product MAIVTGDRYLEKLVKFVEEHAGPLIEGTVVLKLNPAGLHYVQSRLEALHELESMLAGAPVDYLRAYVSDLGDHRALEQLRRILRLLTSLKVVSVLPPPIRDPTPLSFLPFGRLKVLELRGCDLSTSAARALLDLRHTLEKIICHNSTDALRHVFASRITEIKDSPQWNRLSFVSCACNALVLMDESLQLLPAVETLDLSRNKFAKVDNLHKCAKLKHLDLGFNHLRSFAPFTQVSCHIVKLVLRNNALTTLSGIEKLRSLEALDVSYNIISKFSELEFLAGLPNLQSLWLEGNPLCCARWYRAQVFSIFVCAEKLKLDDKEMSTEDFWKRQIIIASMHKQPASFGIYVPAKDESTVEAGNNRRRKVIRLASIKNEEVMTSSCSDEESASCGNEILNREEPDLSNDEAEVVDLINKVEHMKKERSILWLREFKEWMDIACDKSVGTSKEARTALHHQKKHYFRDKTNQEKSGEVSRYASDSALASGDESSMNILESDNSFVDMCRQQYFDYRGSHFTASLSDLGGVDVDQLKSYSLADTVADQRAYRMAENVNISPLTTINDVYGSQSSSVCPSSPPHFQEDLFHRRQHMEEEILQLSADSFSVASSDSNTSCSEVDHSEFEPPVPGDDNLLSKNYVNGNVNGHVPQNQPKDMFYNPSQGIPHAIENGISLFGSLSDENSKQCSINFAASSHNDANTSFVSEDADSLTRKVKKKVKKRFVSILEENTDGRASQEQEQISQGPISGNLKNELHTDDSSEFSVHNSRAQENDDFIVTYFNSSVADSEASEICSHCMRCSCVIQREAIYIEREVAVLLSSLKKLYVLLINVASEGSGTLSVLSCHKVEEVFEVLVGMGLQLLRVNFEGGETYLFVTRNIEKSRELLCNMLDSCVRNGRCSIKSLEQVQVQLFDNLVCGGSNVSIYQYSMVLVSCNNSSEKSWVSRSLFVIKGYVLLCIEDVKQLFSLSSDSSVSPYFRVESCCSIPDITKVVIEVGESCVTLVLTYPAAEFQPSTQMNLEAVNRGNSALGPLKLKLKWFCKDNLLKFVSLLKAIHAEKMVCPLVVRCTS; this is encoded by the exons ATGGCGATTGTGACGGGAGATCGGTACCTGGAGAAGTTGGTGAAGTTCGTGGAGGAGCACGCGGGGCCGCTGATCGAGGGGACGGTGGTACTGAAGCTGAACCCGGCGGGGTTGCACTACGTGCAGTCGAGGCTGGAGGCACTGCATGAGCTGGAGAGCATGCTGGCGGGGGCACCGGTAGACTACCTTAGGGCATACGTCTCGGACCTGGGGGATCACCGCGCCCTCGAGCAGCTCCGACGGATCCTCCGCCTGCTGACCTCCCTCAAGGTGGTCTCTGTGCTCCCTCCCCCCATCAGGGACCCCACTCCCTTGTCCTTCCTCCCCTTTGGCCGCTTGAAGGTTCTTGAGCTCAGGGGCTGCGACCTCTCCACCTCCGCCGCCAGAGCCTTGCTCGACCTCCGCCACACTCTCGAGAAGATCATTTGTCACAATTCCACCGATGCTCTCCGCCATGTCTTTGCTAGCAGGATCACTGAAATCAAGGACTCTCCCCAGTGGAACCGCCTCTCCTTTGTCTCCTGCGCTTGCAATGCCTTGGTTCTCATGGACGAGTCTCTGCAGCTTCTTCCTGCTGTTGAAACGCTTGACCTTAGCAGGAACAAGTTTGCCAAGGTAGACAATCTTCATAAGTGTGCCAAATTGAAACATTTGGACCTTGGCTTCAATCATCTCAGATCATTTGCTCCCTTCACTCAG GTATCCTGTCATATTGTTAAACTAGTTTTGAGGAACAATGCTCTCACTACTTTGTCTGGGATTGAGAAGTTGAGGTCACTTGAAGCACTTGATGTTTCCTACAATATTATTTCAAAGTTTTCAGAGCTTGAGTTCCTTGCTGGCCTTCCAAATCTCCAAAGCTTGTGGTTGGAAGGAAATCCTTTATGCTGTGCTCGATGGTATAGAGCACAAGTTTTTAGCATCTTCGTCTGTGCAGAAAAG TTAAAATTAGATGACAAGGAAATGAGCACTGAAGATTTTTGGAAGAGACAAATAATTATTGCCAGTATGCATAAGCAACCTGCCAGCTTTGGGATTTATGTGCCTGCAAAGGATGAGTCTACAGTGGAAGCGGGCAATAATAGAAGG AGGAAGGTCATTCGTCTAGCCAGTATTAAGAATGAAGAAGTGATGACTAGCTCATGTTCGGATGAGGAATCTGCATCATGTGGGAATGAAATTCTAAATAGAGAGGAGCCTGATTTATCTAATGATGAAGCTGAAGTGGTGGATTTGATAAACAAAGTTGAGCATATGAAGAAAGAGCGTTCTATTCTTTGGTTGCGAGAATTCAAAGAATGGATGGATATTGCTTGTGATAAATCTGTGGGAACTAGCAAAGAAGCCAGAACTGCTTTGCATCATCAGAAAAAACATTACTTCAGAGACAAGACGAATCAGGAGAAATCTGGGGAAGTCTCGAGATATGCATCAGACTCTGCCCTAGCATCAGGAGATGAAAGTAGCATGAATATTTTGGAATCAGATAATTCTTTTGTAGATATGTGTAGGCAGCAATACTTTGATTATAGAGGTTCACACTTTACTGCTAGTCTTTCTGATTTGGGAGGAGTGGATGTGGATCAACTTAAATCTTATTCACTTGCTGACACTGTTGCTGATCAAAGAGCCTATAGAATGGCCGAAAATGTCAACATATCACCATTGACCACTATTAATGACGTATATGGGTCTCAGTCGTCATCTGTATGCCCCTCATCTCCTCCCCATTTTCAAGAAGACCTTTTTCATCGTCGGCAACACATGGAGGAGGAAATTTTGCAGCTTTCCGCAGATTCCTTTTCAGTGGCATCTTCTGACAGTAACACGAGCTGTAGTGAAGTTGATCACAGTGAATTTGAGCCACCAGTTCCTGGGGATGATAATTTGCTAAGCAAAAATTATGTGAATGGGAATGTCAATGGTCATGTTCCCCAAAATCAACCCAAGGACATGTTTTACAACCCAAGccagggaattcctcatgcaaTAGAAAATGGCATTTCTTTATTTGGTTCTCTAAGTGATGAAAATTCTAAGCAATGTTCAATTAATTTTGCTGCTAGTAGTCACAATGATGCAAATACTTCTTTTGTTAGCGAAGATGCCGATTCATTGACAAGAAAAGTCAAGAAAAAGGTCAAGAAGCGATTTGTGTCAATTTTAGAAGAGAATACAGATGGCAGGGCGTCCCAAGAACAAGAGCAGATTAGTCAAGGACCTATATCGGGAAATTTGAAGAATGAACTGCACACTGATGATTCTTCTGAATTTTCCGTGCATAATTCCCGTGCCCAAGAGAATGATGATTTTATAGTTACATATTTCAATTCGAGTGTTGCTGATTCTGAAGCTAGTGAGATCTGTAGTCACTGCATGCGTTGTAGCTGTGTCATTCAGAGGGAGGCGATTTATATAGAAAG AGAGGTTGCAGTACTGCTGAGCAGTCTTAAGAAGCTCTATGTGCTACTAATCAATGTAGCTTCTGAAGGGTCAG GAACTTTGAGTGTATTGAGTTGCCACAAGGTAGAAGAAGTTTTTGAAGTGCTTGTTGGTATGGGGCTTCAGCTGTTAAG GGTGAACTTTGAGGGTGGTGAAACATACCTTTTCGTAACAAGAAACATTGAGAAATCACGAGAGCTATTATGCAACATGCTTGATTCATGTGTTCGAAATGGTAGATGCTCAATAAAAAG TTTGGAGCAGGTTCAGGTTCAGTTGTTTGACAACCTAGTGTGTGGTGGTTCAAATGTGAGCATATATCAGTATTCCATGGTGCTTGTCAGTTGTAACAATAGCAGCG AGAAATCATGGGTCTCGAGATCGCTCTTTGTGATTAAAGGTTATGTGCTTTTATGCATTGAAGATGTTAAGCAGCTGTTCTCATTGTCATCAGATTCTTCCGTGTCTCCCTATTTCAGAGTTGAATCTTGTTGCTCCATTCCTGACATTACAAAAGTG GTCATTGAGGTTGGCGAGAGCTGTGTGACTTTGGTTCTGACGTATCCAGCGGCAGAATTCCAACCGTCTACCCAAATGAACCTTGAAGCTGTCAACCGGGGAAACTCTGCTCTAGGACCGCTTAAATTGAAGCTTAAGTGGTTCTGCAAAGATAACCTTCTGAAGTTTGTGTCATTGTTGAAGGCAATCCATGCAGAAAAAATGGTCTGTCCGTTGGTAGTAAGATGTACATCATAA
- the LOC130968621 gene encoding uncharacterized protein LOC130968621 isoform X2, translating into MAIVTGDRYLEKLVKFVEEHAGPLIEGTVVLKLNPAGLHYVQSRLEALHELESMLAGAPVDYLRAYVSDLGDHRALEQLRRILRLLTSLKVVSVLPPPIRDPTPLSFLPFGRLKVLELRGCDLSTSAARALLDLRHTLEKIICHNSTDALRHVFASRITEIKDSPQWNRLSFVSCACNALVLMDESLQLLPAVETLDLSRNKFAKVDNLHKCAKLKHLDLGFNHLRSFAPFTQVSCHIVKLVLRNNALTTLSGIEKLRSLEALDVSYNIISKFSELEFLAGLPNLQSLWLEGNPLCCARWYRAQVFSIFVCAEKLKLDDKEMSTEDFWKRQIIIASMHKQPASFGIYVPAKDESTVEAGNNRRRKVIRLASIKNEEVMTSSCSDEESASCGNEILNREEPDLSNDEAEVVDLINKVEHMKKERSILWLREFKEWMDIACDKSVGTSKEARTALHHQKKHYFRDKTNQEKSGEVSRYASDSALASGDESSMNILESDNSFVDMCRQQYFDYRGSHFTASLSDLGGVDVDQLKSYSLADTVADQRAYRMAENVNISPLTTINDVYGSQSSSVCPSSPPHFQEDLFHRRQHMEEEILQLSADSFSVASSDSNTSCSEVDHSEFEPPVPGDDNLLSKNYVNGNVNGHVPQNQPKDMFYNPSQGIPHAIENGISLFGSLSDENSKQCSINFAASSHNDANTSFVSEDADSLTRKVKKKVKKRFVSILEENTDGRASQEQEQISQGPISGNLKNELHTDDSSEFSVHNSRAQENDDFIVTYFNSSVADSEASEICSHCMRCSCVIQREAIYIEREVAVLLSSLKKLYVLLINVASEGSGTLSVLSCHKVEEVFEVLVGMGLQLLRVNFEGGETYLFVTRNIEKSRELLCNMLDSCVRNGRCSIKSLEQVQVQLFDNLVCGGSNVSIYQYSMVLVSCNNSSGSGKDCTQRV; encoded by the exons ATGGCGATTGTGACGGGAGATCGGTACCTGGAGAAGTTGGTGAAGTTCGTGGAGGAGCACGCGGGGCCGCTGATCGAGGGGACGGTGGTACTGAAGCTGAACCCGGCGGGGTTGCACTACGTGCAGTCGAGGCTGGAGGCACTGCATGAGCTGGAGAGCATGCTGGCGGGGGCACCGGTAGACTACCTTAGGGCATACGTCTCGGACCTGGGGGATCACCGCGCCCTCGAGCAGCTCCGACGGATCCTCCGCCTGCTGACCTCCCTCAAGGTGGTCTCTGTGCTCCCTCCCCCCATCAGGGACCCCACTCCCTTGTCCTTCCTCCCCTTTGGCCGCTTGAAGGTTCTTGAGCTCAGGGGCTGCGACCTCTCCACCTCCGCCGCCAGAGCCTTGCTCGACCTCCGCCACACTCTCGAGAAGATCATTTGTCACAATTCCACCGATGCTCTCCGCCATGTCTTTGCTAGCAGGATCACTGAAATCAAGGACTCTCCCCAGTGGAACCGCCTCTCCTTTGTCTCCTGCGCTTGCAATGCCTTGGTTCTCATGGACGAGTCTCTGCAGCTTCTTCCTGCTGTTGAAACGCTTGACCTTAGCAGGAACAAGTTTGCCAAGGTAGACAATCTTCATAAGTGTGCCAAATTGAAACATTTGGACCTTGGCTTCAATCATCTCAGATCATTTGCTCCCTTCACTCAG GTATCCTGTCATATTGTTAAACTAGTTTTGAGGAACAATGCTCTCACTACTTTGTCTGGGATTGAGAAGTTGAGGTCACTTGAAGCACTTGATGTTTCCTACAATATTATTTCAAAGTTTTCAGAGCTTGAGTTCCTTGCTGGCCTTCCAAATCTCCAAAGCTTGTGGTTGGAAGGAAATCCTTTATGCTGTGCTCGATGGTATAGAGCACAAGTTTTTAGCATCTTCGTCTGTGCAGAAAAG TTAAAATTAGATGACAAGGAAATGAGCACTGAAGATTTTTGGAAGAGACAAATAATTATTGCCAGTATGCATAAGCAACCTGCCAGCTTTGGGATTTATGTGCCTGCAAAGGATGAGTCTACAGTGGAAGCGGGCAATAATAGAAGG AGGAAGGTCATTCGTCTAGCCAGTATTAAGAATGAAGAAGTGATGACTAGCTCATGTTCGGATGAGGAATCTGCATCATGTGGGAATGAAATTCTAAATAGAGAGGAGCCTGATTTATCTAATGATGAAGCTGAAGTGGTGGATTTGATAAACAAAGTTGAGCATATGAAGAAAGAGCGTTCTATTCTTTGGTTGCGAGAATTCAAAGAATGGATGGATATTGCTTGTGATAAATCTGTGGGAACTAGCAAAGAAGCCAGAACTGCTTTGCATCATCAGAAAAAACATTACTTCAGAGACAAGACGAATCAGGAGAAATCTGGGGAAGTCTCGAGATATGCATCAGACTCTGCCCTAGCATCAGGAGATGAAAGTAGCATGAATATTTTGGAATCAGATAATTCTTTTGTAGATATGTGTAGGCAGCAATACTTTGATTATAGAGGTTCACACTTTACTGCTAGTCTTTCTGATTTGGGAGGAGTGGATGTGGATCAACTTAAATCTTATTCACTTGCTGACACTGTTGCTGATCAAAGAGCCTATAGAATGGCCGAAAATGTCAACATATCACCATTGACCACTATTAATGACGTATATGGGTCTCAGTCGTCATCTGTATGCCCCTCATCTCCTCCCCATTTTCAAGAAGACCTTTTTCATCGTCGGCAACACATGGAGGAGGAAATTTTGCAGCTTTCCGCAGATTCCTTTTCAGTGGCATCTTCTGACAGTAACACGAGCTGTAGTGAAGTTGATCACAGTGAATTTGAGCCACCAGTTCCTGGGGATGATAATTTGCTAAGCAAAAATTATGTGAATGGGAATGTCAATGGTCATGTTCCCCAAAATCAACCCAAGGACATGTTTTACAACCCAAGccagggaattcctcatgcaaTAGAAAATGGCATTTCTTTATTTGGTTCTCTAAGTGATGAAAATTCTAAGCAATGTTCAATTAATTTTGCTGCTAGTAGTCACAATGATGCAAATACTTCTTTTGTTAGCGAAGATGCCGATTCATTGACAAGAAAAGTCAAGAAAAAGGTCAAGAAGCGATTTGTGTCAATTTTAGAAGAGAATACAGATGGCAGGGCGTCCCAAGAACAAGAGCAGATTAGTCAAGGACCTATATCGGGAAATTTGAAGAATGAACTGCACACTGATGATTCTTCTGAATTTTCCGTGCATAATTCCCGTGCCCAAGAGAATGATGATTTTATAGTTACATATTTCAATTCGAGTGTTGCTGATTCTGAAGCTAGTGAGATCTGTAGTCACTGCATGCGTTGTAGCTGTGTCATTCAGAGGGAGGCGATTTATATAGAAAG AGAGGTTGCAGTACTGCTGAGCAGTCTTAAGAAGCTCTATGTGCTACTAATCAATGTAGCTTCTGAAGGGTCAG GAACTTTGAGTGTATTGAGTTGCCACAAGGTAGAAGAAGTTTTTGAAGTGCTTGTTGGTATGGGGCTTCAGCTGTTAAG GGTGAACTTTGAGGGTGGTGAAACATACCTTTTCGTAACAAGAAACATTGAGAAATCACGAGAGCTATTATGCAACATGCTTGATTCATGTGTTCGAAATGGTAGATGCTCAATAAAAAG TTTGGAGCAGGTTCAGGTTCAGTTGTTTGACAACCTAGTGTGTGGTGGTTCAAATGTGAGCATATATCAGTATTCCATGGTGCTTGTCAGTTGTAACAATAGCAGCG GGTCCGGAAAGGACTGCACACAAAGGGTGTAA
- the LOC130970490 gene encoding TPR repeat-containing thioredoxin TDX encodes MESGKILELRQLIEACKSNPSFIHDPSLSFFKSYLLSLGARIPPNPKTEPVDVDDIVESDIDLDDSDLVEPDNDPPLKMGDPSAQVTPDMIDAAQLAKSRAIDYISQNKLDQAVEQLTEAILLNPHSAILYATRASVLLKLKKPNAAVRDADTALKINQDSAKGYKVRGMARAMLGLWEEAASDLHVASKLDYDEDIGMALKKVEPNVRKIEDHRRKYERLRKHKEEKRAELKKQEAAEAQVQEALSALKDGQVIGIHSAIELEKKLNAASKTSRLAILYFTAAWCGPCRFISPVYTNLAGKYPKVVFLKVDIDEAADVAARWNVASVPTFFFIKNGREVDSVVGADNNALERKIAQHASPL; translated from the exons ATGGAAAGCGGGAAGATACTAGAGCTGAGGCAATTGATAGAGGCATGCAAGTCCAATCCTTCATTCATCCACGACCCTTCTCTTTCCTTCTTCAAGTCTTATCTTCTCag CCTGGGTGCTCGCATCCCCCCGAATCCCAAAACG GAACCAGTTGATGTTGATGACATAGTCGAATCTGACATAGACCTCGATGATTCTGATCTTGTTGAACCCGATAATGATCCTCCTCTAAAG ATGGGCGACCCTTCCGCTCAAGTAACACCAGACATGATCGATGCTGCACAACTAGCAAAATCAAGGGCCATTGATTATATATCACAAA ATAAGTTGGATCAAGCAGTTGAGCAACTAACAGAAGCTATATTGCTAAACCCACATTCAGCCATACTCTATGCTACCAGAG CTAGTGTcttattgaaattgaagaaaccAAATGCTGCTGTCCGTGATGCTGACACTGCACTGAAg ATTAATCAAGACTCAGCCAAAGGATATAAAGTTCGAGGCATGGCAAGGGCCATGCTGGGACTCTGGGAAGAAGCAGCAAGTGATCTTCATGTTGCTTCAAAGTTAGATTATGATGAAGACATTGGTATGGCACTTAAAAAG GTTGAACCTAATGTTCGCAAAATTGAGGACCATAGGAGAAAATATGAACGGTTACGAAAGCATAAGGAGGAGAAAAGAGCAGAACTCAAAAAACAAGAAGCAGCTGAAGCTCAA GTTCAGGAAGCATTGTCTGCTCTGAAAGATG GGCAAGTCATTGGTATTCACTCAGCTATTGAATTGGAAAAGAAGTTGAATGCTGCATCAAAGACATCTCGCCTGGCAATACTGTATTTTACTGCAGCATGGTGTGGCCCCTGTCGATTTATTTCCCCTGTTTATACAAACTTGGCAGGGAAGTACCCAAAAGTTGTTTTTCTAAAAGTTGACATAGATGAGGCAGCAGATGTTGCTGCACGTTGGAATGTCGCCAGTGTTCCTacatttttctttataaaaaacGGCAGAGAGGTTGATAGTGTGGTGGGGGCTGACAACAATGCACTTGAAAGGAAGATTGCACAACATGCCAGCCCTCTTTAA